A region from the Parasphingopyxis sp. CP4 genome encodes:
- a CDS encoding SDR family oxidoreductase: MDFAKLFSLEGRTALVTGGSRGIGKMIVEGLLAAGCRKVYISARKEDQIAAAVEHFGEKVVGIPMDISTVEGCKSLAAAIAENEDKLDILVNNAGAAWGTDYLEFPEAGWDRAMDLNVKSPFFLTQALHQLLSNAASADQPAKVINIGSIDGMRLNPWETYSYHASKAAILWLTKRMAARLIQDNIIATAIAPGAFASDMNKAARDAGDAVAQSIPAKRIGEAEDMAAAAIYLASRAGDYVIGETITVDGGLVHADARTSIAG, from the coding sequence ATGGATTTCGCAAAGCTTTTCAGCCTCGAAGGTCGCACCGCTCTCGTCACGGGTGGGTCTCGCGGCATTGGCAAGATGATTGTCGAAGGTCTGCTCGCCGCTGGGTGTCGCAAGGTCTATATTTCGGCCCGCAAGGAAGATCAGATCGCTGCCGCAGTTGAGCATTTTGGCGAGAAGGTGGTCGGCATTCCGATGGACATCTCGACGGTCGAAGGCTGCAAGTCTCTGGCTGCCGCAATTGCCGAGAATGAAGACAAGCTTGATATTCTTGTAAACAATGCGGGCGCGGCCTGGGGCACCGATTATCTCGAATTCCCAGAAGCCGGTTGGGACCGGGCGATGGACCTCAATGTCAAATCGCCTTTCTTCCTAACCCAGGCGCTGCACCAGCTCTTGTCCAATGCGGCGAGTGCGGATCAGCCGGCCAAGGTTATCAATATCGGTTCAATTGACGGCATGCGCCTCAACCCTTGGGAGACCTATAGCTATCACGCCTCCAAGGCCGCGATCCTGTGGCTGACCAAGCGGATGGCTGCGCGCCTCATTCAGGACAATATCATCGCCACGGCCATCGCGCCGGGAGCATTTGCGTCCGACATGAACAAGGCCGCGCGCGATGCCGGTGATGCAGTCGCTCAGTCGATCCCGGCCAAGCGTATTGGCGAGGCGGAAGATATGGCTGCTGCTGCCATCTATCTGGCGAGCCGGGCCGGTGACTATGTGATCGGCGAAACGATCACCGTAGATGGCGGATTGGTCCATGCCGATGCACGGACCAGCATTGCGGGCTAG
- a CDS encoding PaaI family thioesterase, with product MTLRLPPYADALGIEAGRDDNGRVLLSMPFGPHVQGRPNFLHGGAIAGLLEIAAFATLWDALGEEEERPQAKPITVTTDYMRGGRERLTYAAATISRLGQRMANIESFAWQEDESKLIAAARMNFLLVRS from the coding sequence ATGACGCTGCGCCTGCCTCCCTATGCCGATGCGCTGGGCATCGAAGCCGGGCGCGATGACAATGGCCGCGTGCTGCTGAGCATGCCATTCGGCCCGCACGTCCAGGGCCGGCCGAACTTCCTCCATGGCGGCGCGATTGCCGGACTGCTTGAAATTGCTGCCTTTGCTACGCTTTGGGATGCATTGGGCGAAGAGGAAGAGCGGCCTCAGGCTAAACCGATCACGGTGACGACGGATTATATGCGCGGTGGCCGCGAACGGCTGACTTATGCCGCCGCTACTATCTCGCGGCTCGGCCAACGGATGGCCAATATCGAAAGCTTTGCGTGGCAGGAAGATGAGAGCAAGCTGATCGCTGCCGCGCGAATGAACTTCCTGCTGGTGCGCAGCTAG
- a CDS encoding PaaI family thioesterase, translated as MDHPGVDIVAIRKKLTSGEINPRDFFNMLNQASHNGLIGVQYIDHQDNWVELAIDYDEKLIGDPRTGILASGPIISLCDMASGMCIMLTTGKFFQTVTIDLRVDYLRPAKVGNRVTGHMECYRHTKNVAFVRGYAHDGDPDDIIANVTGTFMFLGPQ; from the coding sequence ATGGACCATCCGGGGGTAGACATTGTCGCGATCCGCAAGAAGCTGACCTCGGGAGAGATCAACCCGCGTGATTTCTTCAACATGCTCAACCAGGCCAGCCACAACGGGCTGATCGGCGTTCAATATATCGATCACCAGGACAATTGGGTCGAGCTCGCCATCGATTATGATGAGAAGCTGATCGGCGATCCCCGGACCGGCATATTGGCGTCCGGCCCGATCATCAGCCTGTGCGACATGGCTTCGGGCATGTGCATCATGCTGACCACCGGCAAATTCTTCCAGACCGTAACGATTGACTTGCGCGTCGATTATCTGCGCCCGGCAAAAGTCGGCAATCGTGTTACCGGCCATATGGAATGCTATCGCCACACCAAGAATGTCGCCTTTGTCCGCGGCTACGCACATGATGGTGATCCCGACGACATCATCGCCAATGTTACCGGCACCTTCATGTTCCTGGGCCCGCAATGA
- a CDS encoding nucleotide sugar dehydrogenase: MQIAVFGLGYVGLPLAVALSASHRVIGVDSNADRIAALRSGNDSTGEVTVEQLSAATFELSTDANSARGADIFIVTVPTPIDADNRPDLSHVEAATRSIAELLGDSDKPIIVYESTVYPGVTEDVCGPLIEQVSGLKQGIGFHLGYSPERINPGDKNHGIKNVVKVVSGNNAEVAEILREVYASASAGEPYLAASIKVAEAAKAIENAQRDINIAFVNEVAKICSSLDISMWDVLETAGTKWNFLNFQPGLVGGHCIGVDPYYLSFCAEKLGHDSKVILAGRETNDSMAHWLADQIHSLAKGNPARILILGISFKENVSDVRNSKIVDLYRSLAERGHEIVVFDPVAEAEDVKDHYQIELSDWPTEQKFDIVAAAVGHDVITGIDSQQITSILEPDGTVVDIKGIWRDRQDTFPGYWTL; encoded by the coding sequence ATGCAGATAGCTGTGTTCGGGCTGGGATATGTCGGCTTACCGCTTGCCGTTGCCTTGTCAGCCAGTCACCGTGTGATTGGTGTCGACAGCAATGCCGATCGGATCGCTGCGCTACGGTCCGGGAATGACAGTACCGGGGAAGTAACAGTCGAACAGCTCAGCGCAGCGACGTTCGAATTGTCGACCGATGCCAATAGCGCGCGCGGTGCGGACATATTCATCGTTACGGTGCCAACGCCGATCGACGCTGATAACCGACCGGATCTATCGCATGTCGAGGCGGCGACGCGCTCCATTGCTGAGCTCCTCGGCGATAGCGACAAGCCAATCATCGTGTATGAATCGACAGTCTATCCGGGCGTAACCGAGGATGTCTGTGGGCCGCTGATCGAGCAGGTGTCCGGTCTGAAGCAGGGCATAGGTTTTCACCTGGGTTATTCGCCGGAACGCATAAATCCTGGCGATAAGAACCATGGCATAAAAAATGTCGTAAAGGTCGTATCCGGAAACAATGCGGAGGTCGCCGAAATCCTGCGCGAGGTGTATGCCTCAGCCAGCGCCGGAGAGCCCTATCTGGCGGCGAGTATCAAGGTAGCCGAAGCTGCTAAGGCTATCGAAAATGCCCAGCGCGACATTAACATCGCCTTTGTGAATGAGGTCGCAAAGATCTGTTCTTCCTTGGATATTTCGATGTGGGACGTACTTGAAACCGCTGGGACCAAATGGAATTTTCTAAACTTCCAGCCCGGCCTGGTTGGCGGACACTGTATTGGCGTGGATCCCTATTATCTCAGCTTCTGCGCGGAGAAACTCGGCCATGATTCCAAGGTCATTCTCGCCGGCCGGGAAACCAATGATTCAATGGCGCATTGGCTCGCGGATCAGATCCATTCGCTTGCCAAAGGCAATCCTGCGAGAATTCTGATCCTCGGCATTTCGTTCAAGGAAAATGTATCCGACGTGCGTAACTCAAAAATCGTCGATCTTTACCGGTCGCTGGCAGAGCGAGGGCATGAGATTGTCGTATTTGATCCGGTGGCCGAGGCTGAGGATGTAAAGGATCACTATCAAATCGAGCTGTCCGATTGGCCGACCGAGCAAAAGTTCGACATCGTCGCTGCAGCGGTTGGCCATGATGTCATCACCGGAATTGATAGCCAGCAAATCACGTCGATACTGGAGCCGGACGGGACGGTCGTCGATATCAAAGGCATCTGGCGGGATCGCCAGGACACATTTCCCGGATATTGGACGCTTTAG
- a CDS encoding GSCFA domain-containing protein, giving the protein MPIASLNGPAALRIRKANTLATWGVRGEDNRVEPIAKPAFDVPFSLVPGESIFTIGSCFARHVEGELRDQGFRIPMRELFSTKAFENLPPAIVNNFGTPSIYNEFAWAFGEQEFDETQAIVKVGADKYADLHMVNSVRPAPREEVLARRRGLMEATRSLADCRILIMTLGLAEVWWDEEAQTYLNTSPLPGIMKASPERFSLHVLSYQECHDYLRKALDIAFKHGRDDLRVIMTVSPVPMMATHRREDVMTANCYSKSVLRAVAEQIVVGDERIVYFPSYESVTLTDRRVAWSEDLVHTTREIVEFNVKRMVNAYVGNENAGHETLPVAADFPIESAAALLLADKARNARMKGDKQFFEEHADQAAESETFAIEYGRFLLAEQRPKEALAVLKGLEQSDTRLLRAQAHLALQNFDAVLAAVRPLCNRETKGVIHWNLMIEARRAKEGKQGVLDVEKLWLKTQPKQRMVVQTHIGNTLSKMKHHEAAILRLRPVAEADEDTPPLAFIACARSLLATGDLKGAKQLLDTVTPRTEWQVAQIKTLLNEVSNHPG; this is encoded by the coding sequence ATGCCAATAGCTTCACTAAATGGCCCCGCAGCGTTGCGCATTCGCAAAGCCAATACGCTCGCCACCTGGGGCGTCCGCGGCGAGGACAATCGCGTTGAACCCATTGCAAAACCGGCCTTTGACGTGCCGTTCTCGCTGGTTCCTGGAGAGTCGATTTTCACTATCGGATCTTGCTTTGCGCGTCATGTTGAGGGCGAGTTGAGAGATCAGGGTTTTCGAATTCCAATGCGTGAGCTGTTTTCGACGAAAGCCTTTGAAAACTTGCCGCCGGCTATCGTCAATAATTTCGGGACGCCATCAATTTACAATGAATTTGCCTGGGCTTTTGGCGAGCAGGAGTTCGACGAAACACAGGCGATTGTTAAAGTTGGCGCGGACAAATATGCTGACTTGCACATGGTCAACAGCGTTCGACCAGCACCCCGCGAGGAGGTGCTTGCGCGGCGTCGCGGATTGATGGAGGCGACCCGGTCATTGGCCGATTGCCGAATTTTGATAATGACCTTGGGGCTTGCCGAGGTTTGGTGGGATGAAGAAGCGCAAACCTATCTCAATACATCGCCGTTGCCAGGCATAATGAAGGCCAGTCCCGAGCGCTTCTCACTTCATGTCTTGAGCTACCAGGAATGCCATGATTATTTGCGAAAAGCGCTGGACATAGCGTTCAAACATGGTCGCGATGATCTCCGCGTCATCATGACCGTGTCGCCCGTCCCGATGATGGCAACCCATCGTCGCGAAGATGTGATGACGGCCAACTGCTATTCGAAGTCCGTACTGCGTGCAGTTGCTGAACAGATCGTGGTGGGCGACGAGCGCATTGTCTATTTCCCGAGCTATGAATCCGTAACCCTGACCGACCGGCGCGTCGCATGGTCCGAAGATCTTGTGCACACAACGCGTGAAATTGTGGAGTTCAACGTAAAGAGAATGGTCAATGCCTATGTCGGCAATGAGAATGCTGGCCATGAAACGCTGCCTGTAGCGGCTGATTTCCCAATAGAATCAGCTGCAGCTTTGTTGCTTGCGGACAAGGCAAGGAATGCGCGAATGAAAGGCGACAAGCAGTTTTTCGAAGAGCATGCCGATCAAGCTGCGGAATCCGAGACATTTGCGATCGAATATGGCCGCTTTCTTCTGGCGGAACAGCGCCCAAAGGAGGCATTGGCTGTTCTCAAAGGGCTGGAGCAGAGCGATACCCGCTTATTGCGGGCGCAGGCGCACCTTGCGCTACAGAATTTTGATGCCGTCCTCGCGGCCGTCCGGCCACTTTGCAATCGGGAAACAAAGGGTGTCATTCACTGGAATCTGATGATCGAAGCGCGACGGGCCAAAGAGGGAAAGCAAGGCGTTTTGGATGTCGAGAAACTCTGGCTCAAAACACAGCCGAAGCAACGCATGGTAGTGCAGACCCATATCGGAAACACCCTGAGTAAGATGAAACATCATGAGGCAGCGATCCTGCGGTTAAGGCCGGTTGCCGAAGCCGACGAAGATACGCCGCCTTTGGCGTTCATTGCGTGCGCCCGATCGCTGCTGGCAACCGGCGATCTGAAGGGGGCAAAGCAGCTGTTGGATACAGTTACTCCGAGAACCGAATGGCAGGTCGCACAGATCAAGACGCTGTTGAATGAGGTGTCCAACCACCCAGGCTAA
- the wecB gene encoding non-hydrolyzing UDP-N-acetylglucosamine 2-epimerase: MARIFIVFGTRPEAIKMAPVVKAFVADPAFETIVCVTGQHRSMLDQALELFDIKPDIDLDIMQPGQTLANVTTATLNGLDTLFSENRPDAVLVHGDTTTAMAAALAAFYRQIPVGHVEAGLRTGNLAAPWPEEMNRRFIDMVSRWLFAPTETSAAALQNEGVEDERITVTGNTVIDALLSVSEELRHDPDRTALLDKKFAFLDQQKRLIVVTGHRRENFDGGLERMCHALAQLATRGDVEIVYPVHLNENVQRAASAVLEDTSGIHLIDPQDYLPFVYLMDRADLLISDSGGIQEEAPSLGKPVLVTRDVTERPEAITAGTCRLVGTCTETIVAEAEKLLDDPDEYARVSAITNPYGDGHAAPRIVEAMKNAI, from the coding sequence GTGGCCAGGATTTTTATTGTCTTTGGTACACGGCCCGAGGCCATCAAGATGGCCCCGGTCGTCAAGGCCTTTGTTGCCGACCCGGCGTTCGAGACAATTGTCTGTGTCACCGGACAGCATCGTTCGATGTTGGACCAGGCGCTCGAACTGTTCGACATTAAACCTGATATCGATCTCGATATCATGCAACCGGGCCAAACCCTCGCCAATGTCACAACGGCGACCCTCAACGGCCTCGACACACTGTTTTCCGAAAACAGGCCAGACGCTGTTTTGGTCCATGGCGACACAACGACTGCAATGGCGGCGGCATTGGCCGCCTTCTATCGGCAAATCCCCGTCGGACATGTTGAAGCTGGTCTGAGAACAGGAAATCTCGCTGCTCCCTGGCCCGAAGAAATGAATCGGCGTTTCATCGACATGGTATCTCGCTGGCTGTTCGCACCAACCGAAACGTCGGCAGCGGCGCTCCAGAATGAAGGCGTGGAGGACGAGCGTATAACCGTTACCGGGAATACTGTGATCGATGCCCTGCTGTCTGTTTCTGAGGAACTTCGCCACGATCCAGATCGGACGGCACTCCTCGACAAAAAATTTGCGTTTCTCGACCAACAGAAACGATTGATTGTCGTAACCGGCCACCGGCGGGAGAATTTTGACGGCGGGCTTGAGAGAATGTGCCACGCCCTCGCTCAGCTCGCCACCCGTGGCGATGTAGAGATTGTGTATCCGGTACATCTCAACGAGAATGTCCAGCGTGCCGCAAGCGCCGTGCTCGAAGATACCAGCGGCATTCACCTGATAGACCCGCAGGACTATCTGCCCTTCGTTTATCTGATGGATCGTGCCGATCTCTTGATCTCGGATTCAGGCGGGATCCAGGAAGAGGCGCCCTCCCTTGGCAAGCCCGTACTCGTGACCCGCGATGTTACCGAACGCCCCGAAGCAATTACCGCGGGCACATGCCGCCTTGTCGGAACCTGCACTGAGACGATCGTCGCCGAGGCAGAGAAGTTGCTCGACGACCCAGATGAATATGCGCGCGTAAGTGCAATCACCAATCCTTATGGGGACGGCCATGCCGCCCCGCGAATTGTGGAAGCGATGAAAAATGCAATTTAG
- the wecC gene encoding UDP-N-acetyl-D-mannosamine dehydrogenase, with product MQFSRDREFSTVCVIGLGYIGLPTAATLAAAGFEVKGTDISEHIVEELNEGRAHFSEPDLDMLVRGAVTSGNLKAYTEPQSADAFIITVPTPIRDDKSPDMSFVEAATRSVAPVLEPGNIIMLESTSPLGATDDMAEIIRTARPDLVDGKDLSVSIAYCPERILPGQMVRELVENDRIVGGVTEQDAVRAGTLYESFVRGEIHLTDAKTAELVKLIENAYRDVNIAFANEVANIAEAHALNPWEAISLANRHPRVNILNPGPGVGGHCIAVDPWFLISRNAELTGLMSEARRVNDARPAAVIAKVQERCEAEGTTKVACLGLAFKPDVDDLRESPAVEIAITLAESGLDICAVEPHVSVLPEELWRHDNIRLAGFDEALAKADIFVLLVGHKVFVKRAAELEGRPIIDGVGLWGGTR from the coding sequence ATGCAATTTAGTCGAGATCGAGAATTTTCGACCGTCTGCGTCATTGGCCTGGGCTATATCGGATTGCCAACAGCCGCGACGCTTGCCGCTGCAGGTTTCGAAGTAAAGGGAACCGACATATCCGAGCATATCGTTGAGGAACTCAATGAAGGACGAGCGCATTTCTCCGAACCGGATCTCGACATGCTGGTACGCGGCGCAGTGACAAGCGGCAATCTCAAAGCCTATACCGAACCACAATCCGCCGATGCCTTCATCATCACCGTGCCGACGCCAATCCGTGACGACAAATCACCGGATATGTCTTTCGTTGAAGCGGCGACGCGATCAGTTGCGCCGGTGCTTGAGCCTGGCAACATCATCATGCTGGAATCGACCAGTCCGCTGGGCGCGACTGACGATATGGCCGAGATTATCCGCACAGCGCGGCCGGACCTTGTGGACGGCAAGGACCTGTCAGTATCGATCGCCTATTGCCCGGAACGCATATTGCCAGGGCAAATGGTGCGGGAGCTGGTCGAGAATGATCGAATTGTCGGCGGCGTAACAGAACAGGACGCTGTGCGGGCAGGCACATTATATGAGAGCTTTGTTCGCGGCGAAATTCACCTCACCGATGCCAAGACAGCCGAGCTCGTAAAGCTGATCGAGAACGCGTATCGCGACGTCAATATCGCCTTTGCCAACGAGGTTGCCAATATAGCCGAAGCGCATGCGTTAAATCCCTGGGAAGCAATCAGTCTCGCCAATCGCCATCCGCGCGTAAATATACTCAATCCAGGCCCTGGCGTCGGCGGGCATTGCATCGCGGTGGACCCCTGGTTTTTGATTTCAAGGAATGCCGAACTGACTGGGCTCATGTCCGAAGCCCGACGCGTCAACGATGCTCGTCCAGCGGCCGTGATTGCCAAAGTCCAGGAGCGGTGCGAAGCGGAAGGCACCACCAAGGTTGCGTGTCTTGGTCTGGCTTTCAAACCCGATGTTGATGATCTTCGCGAAAGTCCGGCAGTGGAGATCGCGATTACACTGGCCGAGAGCGGCCTCGATATTTGTGCTGTGGAACCACATGTCAGTGTACTGCCCGAGGAACTTTGGCGGCATGACAATATCCGCCTCGCCGGTTTCGATGAGGCGCTCGCTAAGGCGGACATTTTTGTCCTTCTCGTCGGCCACAAAGTGTTTGTGAAACGGGCAGCGGAACTCGAAGGGCGTCCGATTATCGACGGCGTTGGCTTGTGGGGTGGGACGCGCTAG
- a CDS encoding acyl-CoA dehydrogenase family protein, translating to MALDPETFDQLLDTIRRFVQERLRPLEGEVEANDAIPEDVVEEMKAMGLFGLSIDPEYGGIGLTMTEEVRVAFELGGTTPAFRSTFGTNVGIGSQGVAIAGTDEQKAEWLPKMATGEAIASFALTEPDVGSDSGAVKAKAVRDGDVYRLSGTKRYITNADKASVFTVMARTGEEAGGRGVSAFLVPRDLPGVSVGEPEKKMGQQGAKVCDVNFDDAPVPVANRLGEEGQGFKVAMQVLDRGRLHISAVCVGIAERLIADCVAYASDRKQFGQALSEFQLIQAMIADSKAECMAAKALVLEAAAKKDTGDRITLEAAAAKYFASEMVGRVADRAVQIHGGAGYINDYGIERFYRDVRLFRIYEGTSQIQQLIIARETIKNGG from the coding sequence ATGGCTTTAGATCCGGAAACCTTCGATCAGCTGCTCGACACGATCCGTCGCTTTGTCCAGGAACGGCTCCGGCCACTCGAGGGTGAGGTCGAGGCCAATGATGCGATCCCTGAAGATGTTGTCGAGGAAATGAAGGCGATGGGCCTGTTCGGCCTGTCGATCGATCCCGAATATGGCGGGATCGGCCTGACCATGACCGAAGAGGTGCGGGTTGCCTTTGAGCTTGGCGGTACGACGCCCGCGTTCCGCTCAACCTTTGGCACCAATGTCGGGATAGGTAGCCAGGGCGTGGCGATCGCCGGCACCGATGAGCAAAAGGCCGAATGGCTGCCCAAAATGGCGACCGGCGAAGCGATAGCGAGTTTTGCGCTGACCGAGCCCGATGTCGGATCGGATTCCGGTGCGGTGAAGGCCAAGGCCGTGCGCGACGGCGATGTCTATCGCCTCTCGGGTACCAAGCGCTACATCACCAATGCCGACAAGGCCTCAGTCTTCACCGTCATGGCGCGGACCGGTGAGGAAGCCGGTGGACGGGGCGTCTCTGCCTTTCTTGTCCCGCGCGATCTGCCGGGCGTTTCGGTCGGCGAACCGGAAAAGAAGATGGGCCAGCAAGGCGCCAAGGTCTGCGACGTCAATTTTGACGATGCGCCGGTACCCGTTGCCAATCGGCTGGGCGAAGAAGGGCAGGGGTTCAAGGTCGCGATGCAGGTGCTGGATCGCGGGCGCTTGCATATCAGTGCAGTGTGCGTCGGCATTGCCGAGCGGCTGATCGCCGATTGTGTCGCATATGCCAGTGATCGCAAACAATTTGGTCAGGCGCTGTCCGAATTTCAGCTGATCCAGGCGATGATTGCCGACAGCAAGGCCGAATGCATGGCCGCCAAGGCGCTGGTGCTTGAAGCTGCGGCCAAGAAAGATACCGGCGATCGGATTACGCTCGAAGCCGCGGCTGCCAAATATTTCGCCAGCGAGATGGTCGGCCGGGTTGCCGATCGTGCGGTGCAGATCCACGGCGGTGCTGGCTATATCAATGATTATGGAATCGAACGCTTTTATCGCGATGTGCGGCTGTTCCGGATTTATGAAGGCACGAGCCAGATCCAGCAGCTGATTATCGCCCGGGAAACAATAAAGAATGGCGGATAA